In the Ipomoea triloba cultivar NCNSP0323 chromosome 6, ASM357664v1 genome, one interval contains:
- the LOC116021660 gene encoding uncharacterized protein LOC116021660 has product MAIIGDALRQAFMPKNEYESLREEDKAWLRLRKPFVVFSVALISIAVLVSTLISFSIVFPEDPARRPFCGDLRIQPLSINITASATTTTISGGAGRGGDSDGPFGAFYLTNQETVDYYWMVVFIPSFVVFAISAVYLIAGIIVAYTAPSRHGCLKVVENNYCASRRGGVRCLSILNVVFAIIFGLLALFLGSTLLTLGSSCSVPLFWCYEIASWGLVILYGGTAFFLRRKAAVILDESDFTGHNLGVEMLEANPVEVTPEMERRINEGFKAWMGPSFLSSDEEDESDNYQEVSTLSRTNSSRQRV; this is encoded by the exons ATGGCGATAATTGGCGATGCGCTTCGACAAGCGTTCATGCCGAAAAACGAGTACGAAAGCCTGCGGGAGGAGGATAAGGCGTGGCTCCGGCTGCGGAAGCCTTTCGTAGTGTTCTCAGTAGCCCTAATTTCGATCGCGGTTTTGGTTTCCACTCTGATTAGCTTCAGCATAGTGTTCCCGGAAGATCCGGCACGACGCCCCTTTTGCGGGGACCTACGAATTCAACCACTTTCTATCAATATCACCGCCTCGGCAACGACGACGACTATAAGCGGTGGGGCCGGCAGAGGTGGTGACTCCGATGGGCCTTTTGGGGCTTTCTATCTCACCAATCAGGAGACTGTGGATTATTATTGGATGGTTGTGTTTATACCATCGTTTGTTGTCTTCGCCATTTCTGCAGTGTATCTGATTGCAG GAATTATTGTTGCATATACTGCTCCTTCAAGGCATGGATGTTTGAAGGTAGTTGAGAATAACTACTGTGCTTCTAGAAGAG GAGGAGTGCGATGTCTATCAATTCTCAACGTTGTTTTTGCTATCATTTTTGGACTTTTAGCACTGTTTCTTGGTTCAACCCTGCTCACTCTTGGAAGCAGCTGTTCTGTGCCCCTGTTTTGGTGCTATGAAATTGCATCATGGGGCCTGGTAATTCTATATGGAGGAACTGCCTTCTTCTTGAGAAGAAAGGCTGCTGTAATTCTAGATGAAAGTGACTTCACCGGACACAATCTTGGAGTAGAAATGCTTGAAGCAAATCCAGTTGAAGTCACGCCAGAGATGGAGAGACGCATAAATGAAGGTTTTAAGGCATGGATGGGTCCATCTTTTTTGTCCTccgatgaagaagatgaatctGACAACTACCAGGAAGTATCAACTTTATCTCGAACCAATTCTAGCCGTCAAAGAGTGTAA